GGTCCCTCGAGCGTGATCCAGCGGCCCCCGTCGACCTGGCAGACCGCCGCGCGGGCCGGCACGCCGCCCGGACCGCCAGCCGCGAGGTTGCGCGCCTTGACGCTCGTGACGTTCGTCGTGATGCGCAGCACCCCGGCGCTGTCGTCCCACGTGAAGCCGACCGGGACGACGTGCGGGGTGCCGTCGGGGCGCAGGGTCGTCAGCGTCGCGAGGTGGCGCTCCGTGACGAAGACGTGCTGCTCAGGGGTCAGGTGGATCACGAGTCGCTCCGGTCTGTGGGAAGGGCGGCGGGCGCCGCGTCACGGACGAGGCACGTCAGCGACGCTTGTACGCCGTGGGGCAGGTTCGTCAGCTGGCGAGGCACGTCGGGCCCAGGAGCGCCTTGAGGTCGCCGAACAGCGCGGGCGATCGCTCCACGCGCAGCTTGTCCTCGACCTTCATGAGCGTCGCCCGGCCTGGCTCCGTCAGCTTGAGGTGGACCTCCGTCGCGCCCGGGTGCGTGCGCAGGATGTCGCGAAGCCGCTCGACGACCGGCTGCGTGCACCGCGACACCGGCACCGTCACGAGCACCGGTGAGTCAGGGCCCGCGCTCGTGTCCGGCAGCGAGAGCTCCATCGCCTGCAGCGACATCGTCTCGTCACGACGCCGGACGCGGCCCTTGAGCGTGACGATCTGGTCCTCGGCGAGGATCGTCGAGTACGCGAGGTACGTCTCGCCGAAGAACATGACCTCGATCGACCCTTCGAGGTCCTCGATCGTCACGGCCGCCCACGGGTTGCCGTTCTTCGACATCTTGCGCTGGAGCGACGTGATGAGGCCGGCGATCGTCACGACCGAGCCGTCGGCACGTCCCTCGTCGGTGATGAGCTGCGCTATCGACGTCTCCGCGGCGCGGGACAGCACGTGCTCGAGCCCCGAGAGCGGGTGGTCCGAGACGTACAGGCCGAGCATCTCGCGCTCGAACGTGAGCAGCTGCTTCTTGTCCCAGTCGGGCAGGTCGGGGACGTCGATGCTGAAGCCGATCGCCTCGTCGGCGTCGGACGCACCGAAGTCCGCGAAGAGGTCGAACTGCCCCTCCGCCTCCTTGCGCTTGACGCCGATGACCGAGTCCACCGCCTGCTCGTGCACCATGACGAGCGAGCGCCGCGTGTGCCCGAGCGAGTCGAACGCTCCGCCCTTGATGAGCGA
This genomic window from Flavimobilis soli contains:
- a CDS encoding pyridoxamine 5'-phosphate oxidase family protein, with amino-acid sequence MIHLTPEQHVFVTERHLATLTTLRPDGTPHVVPVGFTWDDSAGVLRITTNVTSVKARNLAAGGPGGVPARAAVCQVDGGRWITLEGPTTVVDDPEEIAEAVRRYGVRYRTLEPNPQRVVLRMEVDKVMSSAYMAR